In Dolichospermum flos-aquae CCAP 1403/13F, the following proteins share a genomic window:
- a CDS encoding site-2 protease family protein: MAFWFLLVFVLGSLTYLMMQHSVARATRTPIWLLWLVLMTPAFVLTGWTLVHGIKQAPPSALILWISGGCLLLYWLLFNRGRQLPVDPQNQSPENQGQASNNSAQETVPVRPIDLAEESQLRNCFPWSVYYVQNIEYRPQAVICRGQLRTMASEAYEQIKANIEGQFGDRFLIIFQEGINGKPFFVLVPNPQVVRQNNHRDSEKITRPGLALLLLVATLFSTTFVGLRIAGFQVNSLESYLTLFFNGVPYALGLITILGTHELGHYLTARFYKIRSTLPYFIPIPYFLGTFGAFIKMGSPVPHRKALFDVSIAGPLAGFMMTIPLLIWGLAHSEIVALPEKTGMLNPNALNPQYSILLALLSKLALGSELTAKSAIDLHPVAVAGFLGLIVTALNLMPVGQLDGGHIVHAMFGQRTAVFIGQIARLLLLMLSFIREEFLLWAIILLFVPLIDEPALNDVTELDNKRDFMGLMSMALLLLIILPLPQFLARLLQI, translated from the coding sequence ATGGCATTTTGGTTTCTCCTCGTTTTCGTTTTGGGGTCATTGACTTATTTAATGATGCAGCACAGTGTTGCACGGGCTACAAGAACCCCTATATGGTTATTGTGGTTGGTTTTAATGACACCGGCATTTGTATTGACTGGTTGGACGCTGGTACATGGGATCAAACAAGCTCCCCCATCAGCATTAATTCTCTGGATATCAGGGGGTTGTTTATTATTATATTGGCTATTGTTTAATAGGGGTCGGCAATTACCCGTAGATCCACAAAATCAATCTCCAGAAAATCAGGGACAAGCAAGTAATAATTCTGCTCAAGAAACAGTACCAGTCCGTCCCATTGATTTAGCAGAAGAAAGTCAACTACGAAATTGTTTTCCCTGGTCTGTATATTATGTGCAAAATATTGAGTATCGTCCCCAAGCCGTAATTTGTCGGGGACAGTTGCGAACTATGGCTAGTGAGGCTTATGAGCAAATTAAAGCTAATATTGAAGGACAATTTGGCGATCGCTTTCTCATCATATTTCAAGAAGGAATAAATGGTAAACCCTTCTTTGTTTTAGTTCCTAATCCTCAAGTAGTTAGACAAAATAACCACCGCGATTCCGAAAAAATTACTCGACCAGGGTTAGCATTACTATTATTAGTAGCAACTTTATTTAGCACTACCTTTGTCGGATTGAGAATTGCAGGTTTTCAAGTCAATTCGCTAGAATCTTATTTGACATTATTTTTTAACGGTGTACCTTATGCTTTAGGGTTAATAACTATTTTAGGAACTCATGAACTAGGTCATTACTTAACAGCAAGATTCTATAAAATTCGCTCCACATTGCCTTATTTTATTCCTATACCTTATTTCTTAGGAACATTTGGTGCTTTTATTAAAATGGGGAGTCCTGTCCCTCACCGCAAAGCTTTATTTGATGTCAGTATTGCTGGACCATTGGCAGGATTTATGATGACTATACCTTTATTGATTTGGGGTTTAGCTCATTCGGAAATAGTAGCTTTACCGGAAAAAACCGGAATGTTAAACCCCAATGCACTTAATCCTCAATATTCGATTTTATTAGCTTTACTTTCAAAATTAGCCTTGGGAAGTGAATTAACCGCAAAATCTGCCATTGATTTACATCCAGTTGCAGTTGCAGGTTTCTTAGGATTAATTGTCACCGCATTGAATTTGATGCCCGTGGGACAACTAGATGGTGGTCACATTGTTCATGCTATGTTTGGACAACGGACTGCTGTTTTCATTGGTCAAATTGCTAGATTATTATTATTAATGCTTTCGTTTATTAGAGAAGAATTTTTATTGTGGGCAATTATTTTATTATTCGTTCCCTTAATTGATGAACCTGCTTTAAATGATGTCACAGAATTAGATAATAAACGGGATTTTATGGGATTAATGTCAATGGCTTTATTGTTATTGATTATTTTACCATTACCCCAATTCTTAGCTCGTTTATTGCAGATTTAG
- the lpxA gene encoding acyl-ACP--UDP-N-acetylglucosamine O-acyltransferase, producing the protein MKTLIHPTAVIHPNAELHSTVQVGAYAVIGENVRVGADTVIGAHVVLEGLCEIGTGNQIFPGAAIGMQPQDLKYVGEPTWVKIGNNNSIREYVTINRATGRGEATVIGNGNLLMAYVHVGHNCLIKDSVIIANSVALAGHVHIESRARLSGVLGVHQFVHIGTMSMVGGMTRIDRDVPPYMLVEGNPAKVRSLNLVGLKRSEMAASDFQLIKKAFRLLYRSDFLFKDALQELENLGDSEQLKHLRRFLLLSQMPGRRGLIPGKGRKSVSDE; encoded by the coding sequence TTGAAAACACTTATTCATCCAACTGCTGTCATCCATCCTAATGCGGAACTCCACTCAACAGTGCAAGTCGGCGCTTATGCTGTGATCGGCGAGAATGTTAGAGTTGGTGCAGACACTGTAATTGGCGCTCATGTCGTCCTAGAAGGCCTTTGTGAAATTGGTACGGGAAATCAGATTTTTCCCGGTGCAGCTATCGGTATGCAGCCCCAGGATCTCAAATACGTGGGAGAACCGACTTGGGTAAAAATTGGTAACAATAATTCCATCCGTGAATACGTGACGATTAACCGCGCTACTGGCAGGGGTGAAGCGACGGTAATCGGTAATGGCAATTTATTAATGGCTTATGTTCATGTAGGTCATAATTGCCTGATTAAAGATTCTGTCATTATTGCTAATTCTGTAGCATTGGCGGGTCATGTACATATTGAATCACGAGCTAGACTGAGCGGCGTTTTAGGTGTGCATCAATTTGTTCACATAGGAACTATGTCTATGGTGGGCGGAATGACACGCATTGATAGGGATGTCCCTCCTTATATGTTGGTGGAAGGAAATCCGGCGAAAGTGCGATCGCTCAATTTGGTAGGATTAAAACGTTCGGAAATGGCTGCTAGTGATTTCCAATTAATTAAAAAAGCTTTCCGTCTTCTCTATCGTTCTGATTTCCTATTTAAAGATGCTTTACAAGAGTTAGAAAATTTAGGAGATTCAGAACAATTAAAACATCTTCGCCGTTTTTTACTCCTTTCCCAAATGCCCGGAAGACGCGGTTTAATTCCCGGAAAGGGCAGAAAATCTGTCAGTGATGAATAA
- the petD gene encoding cytochrome b6-f complex subunit IV encodes MSTQKKPDLSDPKLRAKLAQGMGHNYYGEPAWPNDLLYIFPVVIMGSFACIVALATLDPAMIGEPANPFATPLEILPEWYLYPVFQILRSLPSKLLGVLAMAAVPLGLILVPFLENVNKFQNPFRRPVATTVFLFGTLVTLWLGIGAALPLDKSLTLGLF; translated from the coding sequence ATGTCAACGCAAAAAAAACCGGATCTGAGCGATCCCAAATTGAGAGCTAAACTTGCCCAAGGCATGGGTCACAATTACTATGGTGAACCTGCTTGGCCCAACGATTTGCTCTATATATTCCCAGTCGTCATTATGGGTTCTTTCGCCTGTATTGTGGCTCTAGCAACTCTAGATCCCGCGATGATCGGTGAACCAGCCAATCCTTTCGCTACTCCTTTGGAAATTTTGCCAGAGTGGTACTTATATCCTGTATTCCAGATTCTCCGCTCATTACCTAGTAAACTATTAGGTGTATTAGCAATGGCTGCTGTCCCCTTGGGACTAATTCTCGTTCCTTTCTTGGAAAACGTGAATAAGTTTCAAAACCCCTTCCGTCGCCCTGTAGCAACAACAGTATTTCTTTTTGGGACTCTTGTTACCCTGTGGCTAGGTATTGGTGCTGCACTCCCATTAGACAAATCCTTAACTTTAGGATTGTTCTAA
- a CDS encoding MBL fold metallo-hydrolase: MSSFPQQSSHQTKQPRSISLKSPSKAENPLVLTPNSIFAFPPNRDTLGATSYFIITNAGNILIDCPALEQINQDFLSLHGGVKWFFISHRGAIGKAAEYQQILNCEILIQEQEAYLLPGSTVTTFTDEFTLNATTQIIWTPGHSPGSSCLYYREFDGVLFSGRHLLPNQHGEPVPLRTSKTFHWPRQLKSVKLLSDRFTPQTLTYLCPGANTGYLRGKPCIDQAYQKITNLNLATLREQGTGKEILPTNH; encoded by the coding sequence ATGTCTTCTTTTCCTCAGCAGTCCAGTCATCAGACTAAACAACCACGCTCTATATCCCTAAAAAGCCCATCAAAGGCGGAAAATCCTTTAGTTTTGACACCCAACAGTATTTTTGCTTTTCCACCTAATCGGGACACTTTAGGAGCAACATCTTACTTCATTATTACAAATGCAGGGAATATTCTCATAGATTGCCCAGCTTTAGAACAGATAAACCAGGATTTTTTGTCCTTGCATGGGGGAGTCAAGTGGTTTTTTATCAGTCATCGTGGTGCTATTGGTAAAGCCGCAGAATATCAGCAAATCTTAAATTGCGAAATTCTCATCCAAGAACAAGAAGCCTATTTATTGCCTGGTTCAACTGTCACCACTTTTACTGATGAGTTCACTCTTAATGCCACAACGCAAATAATTTGGACACCAGGCCATTCTCCAGGCTCTTCTTGTCTATACTATCGTGAATTTGACGGCGTGTTATTTTCTGGACGGCATTTACTTCCTAACCAGCACGGCGAACCTGTGCCACTACGCACTTCTAAAACTTTTCATTGGCCACGACAACTCAAAAGCGTTAAATTATTAAGCGATCGCTTTACACCACAAACCTTAACTTATTTATGCCCCGGAGCTAATACAGGTTATCTCAGGGGTAAACCCTGTATAGACCAAGCTTACCAAAAAATCACCAACTTGAATTTAGCAACTTTACGGGAACAGGGAACAGGGAAGGAAATTCTTCCCACTAACCACTGA
- a CDS encoding ATP-binding protein: MLSIVQQDHQTVKSDLKLLIQVQQWFEEFCERYLPKYGWSDTQVYCLNLALAEGFTNAVRHAHHALPPETTIEIQVSLWIDKLEIRIWDYGKPFNPDVITEPEPGTLQVGGYGWFLLRRLADKVVYERDSDTRNCLLIVKYCLEGQH; this comes from the coding sequence ATGCTTAGCATAGTGCAGCAAGACCATCAAACGGTAAAGAGCGATCTTAAACTCTTGATCCAAGTACAACAATGGTTTGAAGAATTCTGTGAGCGATATTTACCTAAATATGGCTGGTCAGATACCCAAGTTTATTGTCTTAACCTAGCATTAGCAGAAGGCTTTACCAACGCAGTTCGTCATGCTCATCATGCTTTACCACCGGAAACAACTATAGAAATTCAAGTCAGTTTATGGATTGATAAACTGGAAATAAGAATTTGGGATTATGGAAAACCATTTAATCCTGACGTGATCACTGAGCCAGAACCGGGGACTCTGCAAGTAGGTGGATATGGGTGGTTTTTACTCCGCCGTTTGGCAGATAAAGTAGTCTATGAACGTGATTCAGATACTAGAAATTGCCTGTTAATTGTTAAATATTGTTTAGAAGGACAACATTAA
- the rimI gene encoding ribosomal protein S18-alanine N-acetyltransferase produces MISSDLKIQSLTTDNLTELLELDKACFDGLWTMEGYLRELESPNSHFLGLFSPFNHSELLGMGCFWSILEEAHITILAVHPQYHGQGLGKALLYSLLQTAADLGLERATLEVRDSNYVAISLYQKFGFKTAGKRRGYYKDNNEDALILWLSELQQPHFFKNLDQWATFMSSPF; encoded by the coding sequence GTGATTTCATCCGACTTAAAAATTCAATCTTTAACCACAGATAATTTAACTGAACTATTAGAACTAGATAAAGCTTGTTTTGATGGTTTATGGACTATGGAAGGCTACCTGCGGGAGTTAGAAAGTCCTAATAGTCATTTTTTGGGTTTATTTTCCCCTTTTAATCATTCTGAACTCTTGGGAATGGGGTGCTTTTGGTCAATTCTAGAAGAAGCACACATTACAATTTTGGCAGTTCATCCCCAATATCATGGTCAAGGGCTAGGAAAAGCCTTATTATATTCCCTTCTGCAAACTGCGGCTGATCTTGGTTTGGAAAGAGCTACCCTCGAAGTCCGCGATTCTAACTACGTTGCTATTTCTTTGTATCAAAAGTTTGGTTTCAAAACTGCGGGAAAACGACGGGGTTATTACAAAGATAACAATGAGGATGCCTTGATTCTTTGGCTTTCTGAACTACAACAACCACATTTTTTCAAAAATCTAGATCAATGGGCAACTTTCATGAGTTCACCCTTCTAG
- the petB gene encoding cytochrome b6 → MANVYDWFEERLDLQEIADDITTKYVPPHVNIFYCLGGITLVCFLIQFATGFAMTFYYKPTVAEAFSSVEYIMNEVNFGWLIRSIHRWSASMMVLMMILHTFRVYLTGGFKKPRELTWISGVILAVITVSFGVTGYSLPWDQVGYWAVKIVSGVPEAIPVVGVLISDLLRGGSSVGQATLTRYYSAHTFVLPWLIAVFMLFHFLMIRKQGISGPL, encoded by the coding sequence ATGGCTAACGTTTATGACTGGTTTGAGGAACGCTTGGATCTCCAAGAAATTGCTGATGATATCACCACCAAATACGTACCTCCCCACGTTAACATCTTCTACTGTTTAGGTGGAATTACCCTAGTATGCTTCCTGATTCAGTTCGCCACTGGATTTGCGATGACATTCTACTACAAACCTACAGTTGCTGAAGCTTTCTCCTCTGTCGAGTACATCATGAATGAAGTCAACTTCGGTTGGTTAATTCGCTCCATTCACCGCTGGTCAGCCAGCATGATGGTATTAATGATGATTCTCCACACCTTCCGCGTTTATCTAACTGGTGGCTTCAAAAAGCCCCGCGAATTAACCTGGATCAGTGGTGTTATCCTCGCAGTTATCACCGTTTCCTTCGGTGTAACAGGCTACTCTCTGCCTTGGGATCAAGTTGGTTACTGGGCTGTAAAAATTGTTAGTGGTGTACCAGAAGCCATTCCCGTAGTCGGCGTTCTCATCTCCGATTTACTCCGTGGTGGTTCTAGTGTTGGTCAAGCTACACTTACCCGCTACTATAGCGCTCACACCTTCGTTCTTCCTTGGTTAATTGCCGTCTTCATGTTGTTCCACTTCCTGATGATTCGCAAACAAGGTATTTCTGGACCTTTGTAA
- the ctpA gene encoding carboxyl-terminal processing protease CtpA encodes MALKLGFIHKRFWRLGCLLLLLFGLVLTGYVPPASALTPEQKLVYEVWRIVNRSYLDGTFNHQSWLDVRQKALKGNFANHEAAYSTIQSMLKSLDDPFTRFLEPEKYRSLQVSTAGELTGVGLQITLNPRGGLEVITPIEDSPADKADLKPRDRILKIEGLSTENLTLDEAAARMRGSRGSVVTLLIGREGEKDREVILVRDRIALNPVVSDLRLSPEGTKIGYLSLSQFSANAVTELAHAISILEKKGASAYILDLRNNPGGLLQAGIEIARLWLDSGTIVYTANRQGIQGTYEAFGPALTTDPLVIIVNQGTASASEILAGALQDNHRAQLVGETTFGKGLIQSLFELSDGSGLAVTIAKYETPNHRDINKLGIKPDQIIPQTSLNREQIGTKADVQYQAAIELLSKKLVMGH; translated from the coding sequence ATGGCACTGAAATTAGGGTTCATTCACAAACGGTTTTGGCGGCTAGGATGTTTACTACTATTGCTTTTTGGTTTGGTGTTGACAGGATATGTTCCTCCGGCTTCAGCTTTGACCCCAGAACAGAAGCTAGTTTATGAAGTGTGGCGAATTGTTAATCGCTCTTATTTAGATGGGACTTTTAACCATCAAAGCTGGCTTGATGTGCGACAAAAGGCGTTAAAAGGCAACTTTGCCAACCATGAAGCAGCTTATTCTACTATTCAGTCTATGCTGAAGAGCCTGGATGATCCTTTTACCCGGTTTCTTGAGCCTGAGAAGTATCGCAGTTTGCAAGTTAGCACTGCTGGAGAATTAACTGGGGTGGGTTTACAAATTACTCTCAATCCACGTGGTGGTTTGGAGGTAATTACACCTATTGAAGATTCTCCAGCCGACAAAGCGGATTTAAAACCACGCGATCGCATTTTGAAGATTGAGGGTTTATCTACAGAGAATTTGACTCTTGATGAGGCTGCGGCACGAATGCGTGGATCAAGGGGCAGCGTTGTTACGCTTTTAATTGGCAGGGAAGGAGAAAAGGACCGGGAAGTTATCTTGGTGCGCGATCGCATTGCTCTTAATCCTGTTGTCTCTGACTTACGATTATCCCCGGAAGGAACCAAGATTGGTTATTTGTCCCTGAGTCAATTTAGTGCCAATGCCGTTACTGAGTTGGCACACGCTATTTCTATTCTAGAAAAAAAAGGCGCGTCTGCCTATATTCTTGATTTAAGAAATAATCCGGGTGGACTCTTACAAGCGGGAATTGAAATTGCTCGTTTATGGTTAGACTCTGGCACAATCGTTTACACTGCCAACCGTCAAGGCATTCAGGGAACTTACGAAGCCTTTGGTCCAGCCTTAACCACAGATCCTTTAGTAATTATCGTTAATCAAGGAACTGCCAGCGCCAGCGAAATCCTCGCAGGTGCTTTACAAGATAATCATCGCGCCCAATTAGTCGGGGAAACGACTTTTGGGAAGGGCTTAATTCAATCTTTGTTTGAATTATCGGACGGTTCTGGTTTGGCGGTGACAATTGCTAAATATGAAACTCCTAACCATCGAGATATTAATAAGTTGGGAATTAAGCCAGATCAAATTATTCCCCAAACATCACTTAACCGTGAACAAATCGGCACAAAGGCAGATGTTCAATATCAAGCGGCTATCGAACTTTTGAGTAAAAAATTGGTAATGGGTCATTAG
- a CDS encoding DNA cytosine methyltransferase encodes MAKTRPIAVDLFAGAGGMTLGFEQAGFDILASVEIDPIHCAIHKFNFPFWTVICKSVEETTGKEIRNSSQIANQEIDVVFGGPPCQGFSLMGKRSFDDPRNSLVFHFIRLVVELQPKFFVLENVKGMTVGKHQEFIAEIINQFTESGYQVDANYQVLNAANYGVPQNRERLFLLGAREDLELPKYPEKMIFPNLKSPTVWDALQDLPVIENYPELYQQDWILTEFSKPSNYAKKLRNLATAKNNYAYKRQYDLTLLTSSLRSKHSPESMERFASTPHGKIESISRFHKLDPHGLCNTLRAGTPSNKGAFTSPRPIHPFIPRCITVREAARLHSYPDWFRFHPTKWHGFRQIGNSVPPLLAQAVAEEIIRVLDITSSQGQGVKKLGDISLLKLNMSTAAKYFGVNPHVIEPRTRKK; translated from the coding sequence ATGGCAAAAACCCGACCAATTGCAGTTGACTTGTTTGCAGGTGCAGGAGGAATGACGTTAGGCTTTGAACAAGCTGGTTTTGATATTCTGGCATCTGTGGAAATAGATCCAATTCATTGTGCAATCCATAAATTTAACTTTCCCTTTTGGACGGTGATCTGTAAAAGTGTAGAAGAGACAACAGGGAAGGAAATTAGGAATAGTTCTCAAATTGCTAATCAAGAAATTGATGTGGTTTTTGGTGGTCCACCATGTCAAGGTTTTTCATTAATGGGAAAACGTTCTTTTGATGATCCAAGAAACTCTTTAGTTTTCCATTTTATTAGATTGGTTGTAGAATTACAACCCAAGTTTTTTGTATTAGAAAATGTCAAAGGAATGACAGTAGGAAAACACCAAGAATTTATTGCTGAAATCATTAATCAATTTACTGAAAGTGGTTATCAAGTTGATGCAAATTATCAAGTTTTAAATGCAGCTAATTATGGAGTACCACAAAATCGGGAAAGATTATTTTTACTAGGTGCGCGTGAAGATTTAGAATTACCGAAATATCCAGAAAAGATGATATTCCCTAATCTAAAATCTCCTACAGTTTGGGACGCATTACAAGATTTACCAGTCATAGAAAACTATCCAGAATTATATCAACAAGATTGGATATTAACTGAATTTAGTAAACCTAGTAATTATGCTAAAAAACTGCGTAATCTGGCAACTGCAAAAAATAACTATGCCTATAAACGTCAATATGATCTGACCTTACTAACATCAAGTTTAAGAAGCAAACATTCACCTGAATCTATGGAAAGATTTGCATCAACACCTCATGGTAAAATTGAATCAATTAGTCGTTTTCATAAACTTGATCCTCATGGTTTATGTAATACTTTAAGAGCCGGAACACCCAGTAATAAAGGTGCATTTACTTCTCCTCGTCCCATCCATCCTTTTATCCCCAGATGTATCACTGTCAGGGAAGCTGCACGGTTACATTCCTATCCTGATTGGTTTAGATTTCATCCCACAAAATGGCATGGTTTTCGACAAATTGGTAATTCTGTTCCTCCGCTTTTAGCGCAAGCAGTCGCAGAGGAAATTATTAGAGTTTTAGATATCACATCTTCTCAAGGTCAAGGTGTTAAAAAATTAGGGGACATTAGTTTATTGAAACTTAATATGTCAACAGCCGCAAAATATTTTGGAGTCAATCCTCATGTTATAGAACCGAGAACTAGGAAAAAATGA
- the lpxB gene encoding lipid-A-disaccharide synthase: protein MRIFISTGEVSGDLQGSLLIAALQRQAVVTGLILEIIALGGEKMAEAGAKILGDTSGIGSMGLIESLPYVIPTLRVQRQAIAYLKKNPPDLVVLIDYMGPNLGIGTFMRENLPDVPVAYYIAPQEWVWSMSFQNTNRIVGFTDKLLAIFPEEARYYQQNGAKVCWVGHPLIDRMANAPNREIAREKLGIKPAEIAITLLPASRHQELKYLLPMIFQAAQNIQSKLPNVHFWIPLSLETFRQPITAAIKDYGLKATLVSDQQKDIFAAADFAITKSGTVNLELALLNVPQVVVYCLHPITAWIVRHILKGSIPFASPVNLVVMREIVPEFLQEQATADNIVEAAMELLLNPEKRQKTLLDYQEMRHCLGELGVCDRTAKEILAMKK, encoded by the coding sequence ATGCGGATATTTATTAGCACTGGCGAAGTTTCTGGGGATTTACAGGGTTCGCTTTTGATTGCAGCACTGCAACGTCAAGCTGTTGTTACGGGTTTGATATTGGAAATTATCGCTTTGGGTGGGGAGAAAATGGCGGAAGCTGGGGCGAAAATTTTGGGGGATACTAGCGGTATTGGTTCAATGGGTTTGATTGAGTCTTTGCCTTATGTTATCCCTACTTTAAGGGTACAACGCCAAGCGATCGCTTACTTAAAGAAAAATCCCCCTGATTTAGTAGTCTTAATTGACTATATGGGGCCAAATCTGGGAATTGGCACATTTATGAGGGAAAATTTGCCAGATGTACCTGTGGCTTATTATATCGCTCCTCAAGAGTGGGTATGGTCTATGAGTTTTCAGAATACCAACCGCATTGTTGGTTTTACAGATAAACTATTAGCAATTTTCCCTGAAGAAGCGCGATATTATCAGCAAAATGGGGCAAAGGTTTGTTGGGTAGGACATCCTTTAATTGATAGAATGGCAAATGCACCAAATCGAGAAATTGCCAGAGAGAAATTAGGAATTAAACCCGCAGAAATCGCAATTACCCTGTTACCAGCTTCCCGTCATCAAGAATTAAAATATCTTTTACCAATGATTTTTCAAGCTGCCCAAAATATCCAATCTAAATTACCAAATGTCCATTTTTGGATTCCTCTATCTTTGGAAACATTTAGACAACCAATTACAGCAGCAATTAAAGATTACGGTTTAAAAGCTACACTAGTATCAGATCAACAAAAGGATATTTTTGCTGCGGCTGATTTCGCAATTACTAAATCGGGAACTGTCAATTTAGAACTTGCATTATTAAATGTCCCCCAAGTTGTAGTTTATTGTCTTCATCCCATTACTGCTTGGATTGTGCGTCATATTCTTAAAGGTTCAATTCCCTTTGCTTCTCCAGTAAATTTAGTTGTCATGCGGGAAATTGTTCCCGAATTTTTACAGGAACAAGCCACAGCCGATAATATTGTTGAAGCAGCCATGGAATTGTTATTAAATCCTGAAAAAAGACAAAAAACTTTATTAGATTATCAAGAAATGCGCCATTGTTTGGGAGAATTGGGAGTATGCGATCGCACTGCAAAAGAAATTTTAGCAATGAAAAAGTAG
- a CDS encoding phycobiliprotein lyase: protein MNIEEFFELSAGKWFSHRTSHHLAFKQSEDGKSDIVIEMLAADHPEVIKLCEQYEIAAHTASCGARVTWNGTMEWDEEKHQGSTVLATVPNADNPDEGKLLREMGYAEKAPVAGSYKIGDDGALTLITEYETMWSEERLWFASPNLRMRVSVLKRFGGFSMASFTSEIRMGSTDASKKATEAANSINAPTN, encoded by the coding sequence ATGAACATTGAAGAATTTTTTGAATTAAGTGCTGGAAAGTGGTTTTCTCATCGCACTAGTCACCATTTAGCTTTTAAGCAGTCAGAAGACGGCAAATCAGACATCGTGATTGAGATGTTAGCCGCTGATCATCCAGAAGTAATCAAACTGTGTGAACAGTATGAAATTGCGGCTCATACAGCTTCCTGTGGGGCGCGAGTTACCTGGAATGGCACAATGGAATGGGACGAAGAAAAACACCAGGGTTCGACCGTTTTAGCCACAGTCCCGAATGCAGATAACCCAGATGAAGGTAAATTACTCCGAGAAATGGGTTATGCCGAAAAAGCTCCCGTTGCTGGTAGCTATAAAATCGGTGATGATGGGGCTTTAACTCTGATTACTGAGTATGAAACCATGTGGTCTGAAGAAAGGCTATGGTTTGCCAGTCCTAACTTGCGGATGCGAGTAAGTGTTCTGAAGCGGTTTGGTGGCTTTAGTATGGCTTCCTTCACCTCTGAAATCCGCATGGGTAGCACGGATGCTTCTAAAAAGGCTACGGAAGCCGCTAATTCAATTAACGCACCCACAAATTAA
- a CDS encoding deaminase domain-containing protein, whose protein sequence is MEEPDLISDAANIREIYFPEISPNPNRPFPKGNIAIVEVRLEDGKAFGMGATSRANSPAPLPEPKSRGGNFEPAVDSHSKRIMDTDAEYKVLSAIAETLEFIYNKDNNRVRGQLYLYTERKPCESCQGVINQFEQRFPEIKITISWTYPYPPSSN, encoded by the coding sequence ATGGAAGAACCAGATTTAATCTCAGATGCGGCTAATATTCGAGAGATATATTTTCCAGAGATATCTCCTAATCCTAACAGACCATTTCCGAAAGGTAATATTGCTATTGTCGAGGTACGATTAGAAGATGGTAAAGCTTTTGGAATGGGTGCAACATCTAGAGCCAACAGTCCAGCACCTCTACCAGAACCTAAGTCAAGGGGGGGAAATTTTGAACCTGCTGTAGATTCTCACTCAAAACGTATTATGGATACTGATGCGGAATATAAGGTTTTGTCAGCCATTGCAGAAACTTTAGAATTTATCTACAATAAGGATAATAACCGCGTTAGAGGGCAACTGTATCTTTACACAGAAAGAAAACCTTGTGAAAGTTGTCAAGGTGTTATAAATCAATTTGAGCAAAGATTTCCTGAGATAAAAATAACTATCTCCTGGACATATCCTTATCCTCCGAGTAGCAATTAA